Genomic window (Nymphaea colorata isolate Beijing-Zhang1983 chromosome 1, ASM883128v2, whole genome shotgun sequence):
CTGATACTCCAATGGCCGTGACAATTACTGCCTTCAAGGATAACACGTTCGAGTTCACGGTCAAGTCTCCATCTGTGACATGGTACCTGAAGAAAGCTGCTGGCATAGAATCTGGTAGTAGTCGGCCTGGTCACATCAAGGCCAGTACCCTCACTCTGAAGCACATCTATGAGATTGCCAAAATTAAGCAGTCTGACCCTTATTGCCAATATATGCCCCTAGAGTCAATCTGTAAATCCATTATTGGGACTGCAAGGACAATGGGGATTGAGGTTCAGAAGGAACTGGACTAACTTTTTTCTGAGCTACTGTTACCTGGAAAACCCATTTTAAGTAAAAAATCTGGTAACTTTGCAGAAATGCCTCACAAATGCCTGTTAGTGAAAGACACTGTTATTGTTCCATATTTGATTAGTTCCTTTATGGTCGTGTCCCTTTTTTGTCTCCTCTCTGTAGATTTGCTTTTGATTGAATGACATGGTGCTTGGACATGTCGTGTTAACACATGTATGCTACCGTCCTCTTTCTTAAGCACCAAAGTTGAAAAATGTCATTCTTTGCTATGTTGTGTCtgtattctttttttatcacaagTGTTTTCTGGCATGTTGGAATACCCAAGTTTCTCTTGCTGATGCATGTttagaaagagaggaagaagtgGATCAGAAGAAGGGAGGGAGCGGGCCGGGGGATGGTTTGATCTCTCACCCAGGTGATGGGGTCCCTCCTGCTCACCCAGAGGTGGTGGTACTGAAGAAATCACAGCTGCATAATGCAACGCCAAGCTACAGGTGTTCCAGATGAGATGTCTTCTGACATGATTCAATGGCACATATATTTGCCTACCAAATAGAGCGGAGTGTGATTGCAATGGTTTTAAAGGGGCTACTGGATAAACCTGGTCTCATGCGAATGGAGCATATATCACGTCTTTGGAAAAAGAGGACCAACCTTATTTCATTATATTGATCTGGAATTTCTTGTTTGACT
Coding sequences:
- the LOC116251900 gene encoding 54S ribosomal protein L19, mitochondrial-like, which encodes MSTLKEILTRRPVAATIRLTVPAGGARPAPPVGPALGQYRLNLMAFCKDFNARTQKYKPDTPMAVTITAFKDNTFEFTVKSPSVTWYLKKAAGIESGSSRPGHIKASTLTLKHIYEIAKIKQSDPYCQYMPLESICKSIIGTARTMGIEVQKELD